ACGAAATAAAGTTACAATTCTTTTTTGTATTAACGATTATTACCCAGACAACACGGCGATTAGCACGCTAGTGACAACGGGTGGAACAGGTCACTTTAGTCTACTTTTTATTGTCATTAAAAATGATAGGTgaaatattttatctttttcATTGGAAAGTAAATGAGGGAAAGTATACTTTAAAACGAGATCTTATGTATTGTAATACTAAAGGAAAAATCGCGATTAACATTTGCATGCAACTCTAATGCAAACCGTGATTAATCATTCGCAACGCTAAAAAGAGAATCCGCGATTTGTCCAAAATAATGTGGGCAGGCATTCTACCGGATAAAGTAACGAGCATAGTGACGATATAGTATAAAGGAATGGCTTTGCATCCAGAATCCAGTATTTCCGAATGCAAGAGTCATTCGTTGCAGCCCTCTTCTCTGGGCCTCTTCGGCTCacagcctcttctttcttcgggcgCAATGCCCAGAATCTTCTAAACTTAAATCTATGCTCGAGATTCCCTAAGCACAACCCAAAAAGTGATGCAACAAAAATCAAAGACGTTAAGCGAGACAGCTAACGGCACGCAAGACGAACAACGACTTAAGAAATCGTTGTTCGTGCAAAACGTGCCAAATCTCGAGCAGTAATAATTCGCGACTGCGAAGGATTCGAAAAATCGATAGGGTAGAACCAGTGGCGAACGGCATTCTCCATTCACGCTAGCTTTACCGTCGATAATTCAAATCAGATttcctgaaacaggttgaaccacgcgagaaaagacgcgcctgcccgatcggtgactgtggtcaacctgcccggccctacctgCTTAAATCTAGCACACAATCATACCAGagtaaactacctacctacctaacgCTATATTTAAGAAATGGCAACAGACTCGTACCAACACATACATACAACACACGGAATTATCGCGACTTGCATACAATCTCACACTTTATAAATTTTACTTACTTGCATATCATCTATTGCAATCTGAGGGATGTTATTGATCGTTGTACATTACTATCAttgtaagtaataatatatttaatgGAGTAAATGCAATAGTTAATGTCTAATAAGGACCAACGTATTTCCATAGTCTAATCACATGTGTGGTAAATACGTCGTACAATACACTAGCACATCAGATTGCGAAATAATCTTATAAACTAGTGGGGGATCATCGTGTCCATCACCTTTCCCCCATCCAAGTAGCACAtgggcacgtgaatggggtcctgGTAACGAATACGGAAAAGGAAgctgaaaatcctgatctaaatataAAGATTAGTAAAAAAACAACACACATCAACCGTTCTTcggtttatattttattttatttttattattggaTAGGTAGGATATAGGGAGGGTAGAGTAATATATAGACACACAATAATATTCGAGCGATTTCATCATCGAAGCAAATGTTCTAAGATATGAAAATATCATTCAAGTTTAATGCTTAGATTCCGAAATCAActcattgaaataaaatgaaatgtCTTCTTGCACATGTCATTTAACATAGTTTCGATAATTAGATAAACAgattttactatttttaaatcTCTAATTGTACCAAACATAAACTCATTAGATAATTTCTATTATACGATATTAACAGGAATATTAAATGCCTGGAACATTTAATATTCTTAATAAGTGTAAACAGTAAAATTAGTAATGATACACGTCACAATATTAAGtgtttatataataattataattatcacAGATACGAAGTCGGAGGACATCCGACTTCACCACTAAATACTGCTGAATTAAGACAGTATATGATattatttatttctttatttataattcattaattctatatcttataattaattcTATCAAAATATTTCGTTTGTGTAAATGTTTATTACGTTTATATTTACTAGACATTCATACTGGACGTGTATAgatcatgaatattacattattcatatttatttatttcataattataaatagtactattattatattattaacgtTATATTGTAATATTTAAAAACGCGAAGTGCAAGAAAACGTAACCTGATCTAATAAATAACACACATAAGATAAAGTTCAGTGCTTACAGGTATAATTATATACCTGTTGTCACTATGCTCGTTAAACAAATTCTGTATAAATACAACTAGTCACTCGTGTCGATTCGAACCTTTCGCCCTACGACATGATGAATGACCAGAGGAACTTGAAAGCATGCGACTCACCGACCGTAGATCGATGATGCAGCTGATCTGGAAGAAGTCATCGGAGATGCTGCTGATATCTGGAGGAAGTCATCGGGGATGCTGCTGACGTCTGGAGGAAGTCATCTGTGATACTGCTGATGCCTGGAGgaactgttgctgctgctgctgctgactCAGTAAAGTTGTCGAAACTATGACAAATGCCACTCCGCTCACGCTGTAAGTAGAGCACCAAATTGAAATTATGTTTCTAGAATACCATATATACGCAACTCAATCAATATCAAAACTTGAAAATGAAAATTTAAAGCAAAGATGAGAAAAGACGCTACCGCCATGACAGCTTGAATTATTCAACACGGGATTTGAATCTCGACGCGTGCGCATTCGAACATTaacacaatcgctatttcaaacTCAAATGCATCTTAGCAAGAACAAATATACAATTGTACTCACTAATCTATCGAGATGATCGTTGTTGCGTAGCTAATGGTTCTTCGTATAGCTTGTATGATCAGCGAATCTcgatttatttgtaaatttctTGAAGGAGAGTtattttatatctacgttttCTATTGTACTGATAAGTACAGTTTATATGTTTAGTGAACCCCAGTTGATTATTTGTAGAATTCTTAAGAGTCTACTGAACTGGAGTTGTTCGTCCCTATGTCCTTCCCGTGTCAAGTCAAGATTAACACTACCGATTGTGTAGAAAATCCATGTCCTTATATACCCAAACGTAGGCCCAGCCGTTAACCAATCAGATCTTTCGCTTGAAAAGCGTTAACCAATTAGAGTTGAAATGAACAATAGCCACCCCGTGTCGATGCTGCGAGCGATCTGATTGGTTAACGGCTACTACTCATGTTTGGTATATAAAGGGCAATTTTGTTTACACAAACTTTAATATCAAACTTAGCTTGCTGGAGGGAGGAACGTCGGCGCTTGCACTTACATTTAGTTTATAAAAACAGTCAATTTCTTCTATAAGGTTAGGTTTATTTTTTCAGCGTAAGATAATAGAACTGGTTGGAAGAAACAACAATAAcgctaatgaatattttaaatgaACCTATACTGAATAATTGACattgaaaatgataaaatcatATTTCTTACATACTTGTGTTTCTATTTTAGCATTTGGATGTCACGACATTCGATTTAATAAATTCAGTAAGTTGGTGATAAACAATTATTACTTaatatatacgtgtatatatttAGTAAAAGTGTTTATTAACAGCAACAAGTTATAAAACATATACATACATGGTCGTAATGTAAAGATATAAAATCACTACATACATAATCAGAAGTGGATATTCGTTATTTATGTTACACGCAAACAGAAGCGATTAATCTTTGAACAACACTAGATAGGATATGAGCTACTTTCGTGATTTATTATACAACAACTCGATTTGAATTCCGAACATAACAAAAATTTAACTACAATCATTGTGATTGTTTGATGGGTTTAATCATTGCGTAGCAATCATATTATTCTTATTTACGTTTTCGCTGGTACTTAGCGTAACCGTTTTACAGCCTATGGCGGCTATTATATTTTCCATTACTTCGTGATCGTATCTCGTGCCACGTAAATTAGTGATCACGCTCGCGTCCTGGCTAAAATCGTTGGTCACCAAACCGACGGGCAGTCTCATTTTGATTTCTTCAATGATACCATTTTGGATTTCCAGCGTCAAATTGAATCTATGAACTTTGTTATCTTGGCCGGGTACATCTAGAACGCGTGTCACCGTGAATTTCGGCGTTTTACCGTAATTCCACTCCCAGGAACTAAACTCGCTTATCAGTTTGTTCAGACCTGAGAAATGTTCAAAATTAAATCTGTGTCAGTTAACAATTATATAATTTCCGTTCAATATCCGTTTACCTGGGAACCATTCCTCGGTAGGATTAATGTATTGAAATCCTTTTTGACGTTGAATGAGGTCCTGCCCGCCATCTTCCAGAACGAGAGCTTTCGTACGGAGATATTCCCAGCCTACCGCGGTAATTAGTTTGTCCATTCGAATGTGACGGTTCACGTCGATCAAATTTTTAATCGGTGAACGCATGGATGTCGTAGCATTTGTTTCTATATTATTCTGCAAGGTAATATcggaaatattattatataatagTGGTGAATAATATATTGAGATATCATCCGAACAGAATGTTCTTAGATGCGATGGACTTTGTACAGAAAATTGTGATAATGATCGGATAAAAAGATTACCTGCGTTCTCTCGAGGGCTAAACTCAAAGCCGTTTTGTTTACGTCGACCAACAGCGTGCAGTGATGATATGCGTTAGGCCGTCCTAATTTTGCTGCGGTACCAGATATCTGCGTTTTGAAATAGTTAAGGAAACATTGGTAACAATCTCCGCAAAGCGTAATGTTTCGCTTTTAACTAACTAGGTTGTTCCAATTTATTTCTcagggagggaaagagagagggtgagagggagtatataattttgtaaaaaagaaattttttaaatatttgttattacgtTCCCGTCTCCTCCACCCCCTCTTTACCTCTCCGTTTGTATGACTTTCAGTAATGATAGTTTGTTTTCATACAATCCTTGTATCACAAAATTCCAAGCATACATAAATGCGATAATTTCCGCTGCAACATTCTATTTACGCTATCAAAAGCGGAGATAAGACCAAGAATAAATAACTCTGTTTTATATCGTTTCCTTTTAAATTTAGCAGTCATGCACGTGATCATTGAGCATGTAATTTTGGAACACCCTATATTTAATAGACGTACAGGTGCTATTTTGATACATTACATGAAAGGATACTTTGTACTTCTCTTCGACAACGATGTCCTCGCGCTTGTTAATGTCCGCCTTTAAACCCCATTCACGGTACAGGGCTCTAGTAATGATCTCCAGATTGTATTTTCGATTATACCGTTCCCGCGGCGTGAAGAAGGATAAATTTAAATTACCGTTGTCATGGTAGACGGTGCCGCCGCCGCTGTTCCGACGGGCGAGCACTATACCACGTTTCTCAGCTACTTGAGTATTGTGCTCGATCCACGGGTTTTGATGCCGTCCAATCACTATACACGGATCGTTACGCCATAGAAGTAGTAAATGGTGATCCGTGAAATCGTAGTTCTTATAGAGCCAATCCTCTAACGCTAGATTTGTGAACACATCTGTGGATTGCGATATGAATACTGACTTCCTAATCGAATTGTTAGGATCGTTTTGCCTTTCGTTGCAACTCGTCGAGTATTTAGACACATAATTCAAATTGTTGCACGGAACTCCTCGTTTGGTAACATTCAAAAATCGATTGATCAGGGACATTTTATCGTGATGCACGTACAACTTGaattctctccctccctctctctctctctctctctcccttttcttctcttcttttatttacaTGCACGCACTCTTCCTCTCTTTTGTATGGCAGTGAATCAAACAACAGATCCGCGTGTCGATATCGTTATTGAAACCGTTACTCCCTGGAAACGACCTGATGCTCGCTCGTGAAATCAGTCTTTGACTACTATAATTATACAGGTTCGACTATCGAATTCTCGATGCTTTTTAATACCTGTGTATGTGCACAGAAATTGCTCAGCCTTGACAGTAGTTAATGGTTTTATCTGCAGATAGCACTCTTAATGACAAGAATGTTTCGAGAAGTCAGACTGGCTGGCTGTTATCGAGATCAGGTAATTGTGAAGGGCGATCGTTTGATGCAACCACTTCCACGTCTGACCCAGGGAGTTGATACGGTATCGGAGACCTAAACAGTCTCGACAGTCTTTTTGCATTCCTCCGTGTGCTGACAGATTGGAAATAAACATTCAAATTACCCGCGGCAAACGATATCGCACGTAGTTGTGAACGACCTCTTTCCGTCGATGGATAGATCAGGTTCCCAAGGATCGTTGAAGTTTTCGTTAGTCAACGTTCGAGACACTCGAGATTCCACTGTTCGCAGCTACGAGCCTGAGTCAAAATTCACCGATGCACTCTCCGGTTCACAATGAATAGTTCACTGGTCGATTTTGATGTTATATGAGCTCGGTGTGGTCGGAGAAAGTAGGAGGGGGTCTGTCGACACCACGCAAGAGGTTATCAAAGTTCGCAGCATAAAGTACAACTGACCCACGTGATATCAGCGCACGCAACTTTGTGCCTACTCTTCGTGATCTGTCTGCCCTCCCGCGATCTATCGGTCTCGTAAATATATATTGCTGTGCGTGTCCTTTGATTATTATTTTCTCGCAACTTTTTAACTTAACTGAATGCTGTTAAAATAGCATTCTCTGTATTCCAAAATAAAATCTTCCCATTGCATTATTTATTTTTAGATATGTACATTATTCTTTTAAGTTTATGCAAAGTAGCTGCCGTTTATAAATGAATACTTAAAATAGAATTAATTAATAAGTATTAAGAAAGCGGAAAACGTAGATTAGAATTAAACTTTCACATTATCGACATTTAATGCGCCATGTTTAGGAAAATAATGACTAAACTTGTATACAAGGATTATATGAAGCTAGTATTACGGTTTTTTCACAATTTAGTATAAATAGCACAAATTGTGCGACGTAGCGTGATAAACTAAATTTATGCAAATAAAAATTAACAGTTCTTTCCGATTCCTTAAACATGTTTTTAATaataacgcgatactgcattttCACAATATCGATGACATACCGATTACATGTGGCTTAACATATTATATGCTACAAGAGGGGGTAATTAAGGCCAGTTGATAAGAATACAAATATACCCTTTACTCTTCCGTGTCATGCGTGCTGATATTGATATTGATTTTACAACTATGGTATTGATAAATCATTTTCTAATTACACAAATAACGATATAAATGTCTGGACTTCTCGGTACAACCATCTACGCAGAACTTCAAAATCTTGTTTATGTCAACTCACATATAATTTTTATCCAATTTCACGAAATACTTAGATTTtgcaattaaataaaaattgattACGATTTAGTTTTTACTGGTCAAGATGGATGACGCTCATAAAAAAGTCgtatcgatatttttattttatgacTCCGCGAAGAACGAAATaagatttgaaatttttaaagaaaatgaatatcataaacGTTATCACGCGTAATTATCATTTGTAACATTTAAGTATACCAATTTACCACAAAGCTAAACGAACTGATGCGGCTCATAAGACAATTATACGTCCATTGTTAACATTTAACGCTTTCTGCGCAGTTTACTAATCATAGACATAAAAAAATAGATACATGTAATCTTGTTTATAATGTGAACAATATACAATGATACATCAACTCATATGTAAAAATGAAACTTTCTTTAAAAAACAGCTGGGAAAGCTATTGAAGCTTATTTACAAATCACTATTTTTCACTGATGAACTGTTGACGTACATACATGCAAATTACAAGTATTCTGATTCCATAACATAAAATTAGGTATACATAATGTAAGTAAAAGGatacaataataaataatacatgATTGTATGTTGACTCTTTTACACATTCTTATTGTGATTGAGTACAATCTAATGCATTCGTAGTCTGTTTTCACATTATTAAAAGAGCACAAGTTTCCAATTGCGGGAAATGGCTAATTATCGTCACACCGTGGAAGATTGTATCAACAgtttagaaaataattatataaagtAACAAATTTACTATCGAAACGAAACAATTAAATAAAGAACGAATTATTTCGCGTTTTCCTGTATTTTTTTTAGCAATATTTGAATCGCTGACATGCATCATTATTTATTAACGAATCTGCTGCGTTTTTTACTGCAGATCTGCCGACACATCTGTTTGcagattgatttttgtatttctGCCACTGATCTGTTGATGCAAACCCTGGTATGTAATAAATTCAGCACAAAATTTGCCGCTATTTTACTTTGTACAATCTATGGAGAATATTATTAAAAATCTACTATGAACAAGTCTTGCTAAGGAAGGCGCTTTATTCCTATGTATAGCATGCGATATCAGTGAAATATAAACTTTATCATATCGAATTGTAAAGAAAGGATTTGCTCCGTATCGTAcataacaaaaaaatatgtGTATTATGGTTATGTCTTTAATTGCAAATACGATAACGAAAGTGTACACGGGTAAAATTCGAACAAGCGCTTGCAAGAATTTGCTCGGTTTCGCAGTTAGCAAGCATAAGCAATTTATTCGCACATTGCCTTTTTCGACCGTGAAAGTGAGCTCTTTTTTTCAGTAAAACGATTGTTTATTAATATAAGACTGTCGTAAATTTAATCACACCGTTTTGGGGGAAATCCAGGTGCAACACCCTAAGATACAAGAGCGAACGGAGAATCAAAAAATAATGGAAAAGTTACAATATCCCGAAGCGTATCGAGATGAAACCGTTGTCGATAATTACCATGGTGTTGAGGttagaattagaaaatagaTTTAAACGAGATTGATAACCGTATAAATGTATCCATAAGTGACAGTAATTCTTTTTTCCGACAATgataaaaatatttcatttcaataaATCGATGCATCGATATGAACATACATTTTTATTCATTAGTCAAATGTACAAAGTGCAGTTCACAATATGAATTGGAAACGGTATGAAGCACAGAGTTTTATTAGATATTTTTGTTAGGTAAAAGATCCGTATAGATGGTTAGAGGATCCTGATTCTGAAAAGACTAAGGCATTCGTTGAAGCGCAAAATGCTATCACCAAACCATATTTATCATCGTGCAAGACACGCCAAGATATTCATGATCGATTAAAGCAACTGTGGGATTTTCCAAAATATTCGTGTCCCGCTAGATATGGGAATAAGTATTATTTCTACAAGAATACCGGCTTACAAAATCAAAGGTAACAATGTCTGAAACATTAATTTGTACTTGTTATTGTCACGCATAAATGTTTTTAGCGTCCTATATGTACAAGATACATTGGACAGCGAGCCGAAAGTATTTTTAGACCCGAACACTTTATCCGAAGATGGTACCATCGCAATTAGTAGCAGTAAATTTAGCGAAGATGGTAGTATATATGCGTATGGTTTGTCCAGTAGTGGATCTGATTGGTGTACAATTCATTTCATGAATACGGAAACAGGTACAATGCGCAATATTTGCTTATGGACAAATTTTTTATATCCAATCAttaattctatgcttcaaaggTGAAAAGTATCCAGAAATCTTGGAAAAAGTTAAGTTCTCACCAATAACGTGGACTCACGACAATCGTGGAATCTTTTACGGTTGCTATCCTGAACAGAAGGGTAAAACCGATGGTTCAGAAACGGAAGGTAATAGAGATCAAAAACTCTGCTATCATGTTGTCGGTACACCCCAGTCGGAAGATGTTGTTGTAGTTGAATTTCCTGAAGAACCTTTATGGAGGATGTGAGTGACATAATTATGTATGTGTTTTAGTGAAGTTGAACGATCTTATTGGATTGTAACACATAAAATGACTATCGCTTGATGGAAAgcgatttattttttaatttttattggaAAAATTGAAGCAAGTGAAATATGTTTCTAAGTGATTTAAGCAATACGCTGAATATTTACATTTTGTATGTTGCAACCTAATATAGATGTTTGCGATTATGTGTCaaatattttatacatttttatgtGACCGAGTACGATCTAATTCATTTATTGTCTGTTTTCATGTTATTAGAGGAGCACAAGTTTCTGATTGCGGGAAATGGCTAATTGTCACACCTGTGAAAGATTGTAGAGATAACTTAGTTTACTTTACGGAATTAAAACCAGAGATGAAAATAGTTGAAAAGTTACAGTTAACTCAAGTAGTTGATAAACTTGAAGCTGATTATGAAGTTAGTGGCACATAGTATAAATAGTTCTTGTTTTAATTCCAATATTCTCCTTTAGTACTTATCattgtttcttttttaattagTATGTAACAAATGATGGCACCAAAGCTATTTTTCGAACAAACAAAAATGCGCCGAACTACAAATTAATTGCCATAGATTTATTGGACTATAAAGAGGATAAGTGGGTTGATCTTTTACCAGAACATTCTGATAACGTCTTAGATTGGGCATGTGCGGTCGATGGTGATAAATTCGTAGCTTGCTATATTGAAGATGTTAAGGTAAACACGAGATAAGTTATTCTCAGTATACCCGAAAGTAAAAGCAGAAGTGGGCATTAATAATCCAACAAATTTTTTCAGAATATTTTACAATTACATAGTCTAACAACTGGTGAGAAACTTCGAACATTTCCACTAGATGTTGGTACGATAGTTAATTTTGCGGGACAAAAGAAGTATTCTGAAATATTCTATCAATTTAAATCATTTTTGATTCCGGGTATTATATACAGAGTTGATCTAAAGAATGACGAAGAACCCCAGGCTAGTATTATCTCTGTCGTGAGTAGCAATGCAAACGATGTTTTACGTGTGCTAAATATGCAATTGTATTTATAGGTGTTACGAGAGATTAAAGTGAAAAACTTTGATCCGAGTTTGTATAAGACTAGTCAAATATTTTATACAAGCAAAGATGGTACAAAGATTCCAATGTTTATAGTAATGAAACACGTAGGTATTTATGTAGGATTTATTACGTTCGCATTGAACGATGTACAATGATAATCGTTTGATTCAGGATGCAGTTTTGGACGGCTCTATGCCGGCTTTATTGTACGGTTACGGAGGCTTTAATGTAAGCATTCAACCAACATTTGGCGTGACAAAGCTGGTTTTTGTTCAGCATTTAAATGGGGTACTAGCTGTGGCGAATATTCGTGGTGGCGGGTAAGTTAAGAGGACATAGACGTACACGGTTCAACATGTCTCCTGCATAACAGTTTTCCCAATTTGTTTTAGCGAGTATGGAGAAAAGTGGCATAACGGTGGACGATTCTTTAACAAACAGAATGTATTCGATGATTTTCAAGGTGCTGCCGAGTATTTGATTGAAAAGGGTTATACAACATCTTCGAAGCTTAGTATTTTAGGTGCCAGTAATGGAGGTTTGTTAGTTGCCGCGTGTCTAAATCAAAGACCCGATCTTTTTGGTGCTGCAATTGCTCAAGTTGGGTAAGTTAAAGCGATATGTACACATTTTTTAAAATAGTTCCACTTTAGAAAATGAAGGAGAGGATTTAGTCGGCGATGCAAAAAGGCATCTATACCACTTAATTATATAACACGATTTACTTGTTCTATAAATGTTCactgtattcttttttttttaaacaccaGTGATAATCGTATGCAACTTCGAATGAGTTCGATTATCGTATGAATTGATCCTCTTTCACAGGAAAAGAATTGCGTTTAGTGCTTCACTCGTTTAGTAGGTATTATGAGGTAAGCATATGCTCTACGGTTGCTCTCAACGGACTGATTTAAAACTTCTCTCGCACACAAGATGCGGCTCGCAATCGTTTAAAAAATGATAGGAATAAAAAAGCGATGATACGTCATGCAATTAAATCCCTTGATCGTTCGTAGCTTCTAATGATAATGACTGCATTATAAAAACATGATATTTTGTTTCGTTCGTTTTACAATTTTGCACTGTACGTATCTTGTTATTCGGATTGCGAATTAAATGTGTGCATTATACGTTTGTACGCATTGTACATTTTTACTCAAGTTTTGGACAATTGTTCTGATACagtattttgaaatttcatGACGTAATATCCATGTGTATGTCTTTTGTTATACAGAGTAATGGATATGTTACGATTCCATAAGTTTACTATCGGCGTTGCTTGGGTATCTGATTACGGTAGTTCGGATGATCCGAAACATTTTGAAAATCTCATGAAATACTCTCCGTTACATAACGTAAGAGTTCCGGAAAATGGACAGTACCCAGCAACATTATTGCTAACTGCTGATCACGACGATCGAGTAGTACCATTACACAGTCTGAAGCTAATCGCGACTTTGCAGCACACGCTTGGAAAATTGCCGCAGCAAACAAATCCCCTACTAATTAAAATAGAAACTAAAGCTGGACATGGCGGCGGGAAACCGACTATGAAAGTGGTTAGTATCGAATGTATGTCGAGTTATTCGACATAAAACAAGTGGAAGAAAATCGATCGACAAGGCAAAAATAGTCGTATTGCTTATGGGATGATTTTACAGTTACCATTATTACGATAAGAATGTTTTTCTTTTTGATTTCAGATCGAAGAGAGTACAGATATTTTAGCATTTATTGTCAAATCATTGAACTTGGAATTCAAATTATAACATATATCGAGGATATtaacattttatatattttatactaCGCGTAAATATTTTAACACAATTCTGTCCACGAGTCAAGTCCTTCGCATTTTATCCTCCTTTGATCGCTGTTATGTTCATATTGAACACACGTACGCGCGTCTAATGCGCGTATGATTAGCATGCGTGTAGTACAttagaatgaaaaaaaaagattcTGGAAAAGTTGCATCTCTCCTACCAGTAATATTGGACAGGATTGTTTTGATACATTCAACAAAAATTATGCTATAATGTGAGAAAAATTTTTACACTATTGTTGTACGTATTGCAAAAATACAGTTACGGAATAATCTAGAATGCTTTTTAGCAAGTTATTTTATAACAACAATTTTTATCGTGTCAAATAAAAAGTTCATGCAATCTATTAACGTTTGAATCTTAAGCGACAAATCTTCCTACACGAGATCGTTTTCTTCGGTTGAGAGATAATTGCAATTAACATAATAATTGATAATAACAAttatacaattaatatatgtatttttattaaatactaAATAACAAGAATACATTTTATTATTAAGGTATATTATTGGAATTTTGCCACATACATACCTTTAACAGTAGAAAAGAATTGGAAAACTATTATGAGATAATTCTCTTTACAATTCTTGCTCGCGTTGTCTCTAACACAGAAACTATATATAAAATTTAACAACATGCTTAATTCTGCTTCCGATTTTCTAATAATGTGTAATTATAGAGGGAATCGCCGACTTTTCTATATCTATTTCATTAAATTTTAACATTAATTTTATGAAATAGTACCTATTAGAACGTAACGAAT
This is a stretch of genomic DNA from Xylocopa sonorina isolate GNS202 chromosome 8, iyXylSono1_principal, whole genome shotgun sequence. It encodes these proteins:
- the LOC143426319 gene encoding prolyl endopeptidase isoform X1, translated to MCIMVMSLIANTITKVYTGKIRTSACKNLLGFAVSKHKQFIRTLPFSTVKVQHPKIQERTENQKIMEKLQYPEAYRDETVVDNYHGVEVKDPYRWLEDPDSEKTKAFVEAQNAITKPYLSSCKTRQDIHDRLKQLWDFPKYSCPARYGNKYYFYKNTGLQNQSVLYVQDTLDSEPKVFLDPNTLSEDGTIAISSSKFSEDGSIYAYGLSSSGSDWCTIHFMNTETGEKYPEILEKVKFSPITWTHDNRGIFYGCYPEQKGKTDGSETEGNRDQKLCYHVVGTPQSEDVVVVEFPEEPLWRIGAQVSDCGKWLIVTPVKDCRDNLVYFTELKPEMKIVEKLQLTQVVDKLEADYEYVTNDGTKAIFRTNKNAPNYKLIAIDLLDYKEDKWVDLLPEHSDNVLDWACAVDGDKFVACYIEDVKNILQLHSLTTGEKLRTFPLDVGTIVNFAGQKKYSEIFYQFKSFLIPGIIYRVDLKNDEEPQVLREIKVKNFDPSLYKTSQIFYTSKDGTKIPMFIVMKHDAVLDGSMPALLYGYGGFNVSIQPTFGVTKLVFVQHLNGVLAVANIRGGGEYGEKWHNGGRFFNKQNVFDDFQGAAEYLIEKGYTTSSKLSILGASNGGLLVAACLNQRPDLFGAAIAQVGVMDMLRFHKFTIGVAWVSDYGSSDDPKHFENLMKYSPLHNVRVPENGQYPATLLLTADHDDRVVPLHSLKLIATLQHTLGKLPQQTNPLLIKIETKAGHGGGKPTMKVIEESTDILAFIVKSLNLEFKL
- the Lipt1 gene encoding lipoyltransferase 1 isoform X1 codes for the protein MSLINRFLNVTKRGVPCNNLNYVSKYSTSCNERQNDPNNSIRKSVFISQSTDVFTNLALEDWLYKNYDFTDHHLLLLWRNDPCIVIGRHQNPWIEHNTQVAEKRGIVLARRNSGGGTVYHDNGNLNLSFFTPRERYNRKYNLEIITRALYREWGLKADINKREDIVVEEKYKVSFHISGTAAKLGRPNAYHHCTLLVDVNKTALSLALERTQNNIETNATTSMRSPIKNLIDVNRHIRMDKLITAVGWEYLRTKALVLEDGGQDLIQRQKGFQYINPTEEWFPGLNKLISEFSSWEWNYGKTPKFTVTRVLDVPGQDNKVHRFNLTLEIQNGIIEEIKMRLPVGLVTNDFSQDASVITNLRGTRYDHEVMENIIAAIGCKTVTLSTSENVNKNNMIATQ
- the LOC143426319 gene encoding prolyl endopeptidase isoform X2 translates to MEKLQYPEAYRDETVVDNYHGVEVKDPYRWLEDPDSEKTKAFVEAQNAITKPYLSSCKTRQDIHDRLKQLWDFPKYSCPARYGNKYYFYKNTGLQNQSVLYVQDTLDSEPKVFLDPNTLSEDGTIAISSSKFSEDGSIYAYGLSSSGSDWCTIHFMNTETGEKYPEILEKVKFSPITWTHDNRGIFYGCYPEQKGKTDGSETEGNRDQKLCYHVVGTPQSEDVVVVEFPEEPLWRIGAQVSDCGKWLIVTPVKDCRDNLVYFTELKPEMKIVEKLQLTQVVDKLEADYEYVTNDGTKAIFRTNKNAPNYKLIAIDLLDYKEDKWVDLLPEHSDNVLDWACAVDGDKFVACYIEDVKNILQLHSLTTGEKLRTFPLDVGTIVNFAGQKKYSEIFYQFKSFLIPGIIYRVDLKNDEEPQVLREIKVKNFDPSLYKTSQIFYTSKDGTKIPMFIVMKHDAVLDGSMPALLYGYGGFNVSIQPTFGVTKLVFVQHLNGVLAVANIRGGGEYGEKWHNGGRFFNKQNVFDDFQGAAEYLIEKGYTTSSKLSILGASNGGLLVAACLNQRPDLFGAAIAQVGVMDMLRFHKFTIGVAWVSDYGSSDDPKHFENLMKYSPLHNVRVPENGQYPATLLLTADHDDRVVPLHSLKLIATLQHTLGKLPQQTNPLLIKIETKAGHGGGKPTMKVIEESTDILAFIVKSLNLEFKL
- the Lipt1 gene encoding lipoyltransferase 1 isoform X2, which translates into the protein MSLINRFLNVTKRGVPCNNLNYVSKYSTSCNERQNDPNNSIRKSVFISQSTDVFTNLALEDWLYKNYDFTDHHLLLLWRNDPCIVIGRHQNPWIEHNTQVAEKRGIVLARRNSGGGTVYHDNGNLNLSFFTPRERYNRKYNLEIITRALYREWGLKADINKREDIVVEEKYKISGTAAKLGRPNAYHHCTLLVDVNKTALSLALERTQNNIETNATTSMRSPIKNLIDVNRHIRMDKLITAVGWEYLRTKALVLEDGGQDLIQRQKGFQYINPTEEWFPGLNKLISEFSSWEWNYGKTPKFTVTRVLDVPGQDNKVHRFNLTLEIQNGIIEEIKMRLPVGLVTNDFSQDASVITNLRGTRYDHEVMENIIAAIGCKTVTLSTSENVNKNNMIATQ
- the LOC143426322 gene encoding uncharacterized protein LOC143426322; its protein translation is MFISNLSAHGGMQKDCRDCLGLRYRINSLGQTWKWLHQTIALHNYLISITASQSDFSKHSCH